From Psychroflexus torquis ATCC 700755, the proteins below share one genomic window:
- a CDS encoding YceI family protein, giving the protein MKTKWNIDQTHSEIGFKAKYMMISAVTGHFEDFKATSVSETENFNHSQINFTAQTNSITTKNSKRDSHLKADNFFNVEAYPELVFTSKSFDGNVLIGNLTIRDITKEISLDVDFGDVATDLTGQTKASFKVKGAISRKEFNLTWNALIEAGNIVVSDTIKLIIDLQFIKE; this is encoded by the coding sequence ATGAAAACAAAATGGAACATTGACCAAACGCATTCTGAAATTGGCTTTAAAGCAAAGTATATGATGATTTCAGCAGTAACAGGTCATTTTGAAGATTTTAAGGCAACCAGTGTATCTGAAACTGAAAACTTTAATCATTCACAAATTAATTTTACAGCACAAACAAATTCTATCACTACAAAAAACAGCAAAAGAGATAGCCATTTAAAGGCAGACAATTTTTTTAATGTAGAAGCTTATCCTGAATTAGTCTTTACCTCTAAATCATTTGACGGCAATGTGCTAATTGGAAATTTAACGATAAGAGACATCACTAAGGAGATTTCTTTAGATGTAGATTTTGGCGATGTCGCAACAGACCTTACTGGGCAAACCAAAGCAAGCTTTAAAGTCAAAGGGGCTATCAGTAGAAAAGAGTTTAATCTTACTTGGAATGCACTAATAGAAGCAGGCAATATCGTTGTAAGTGATACTATCAAATTAATTATTGATCTCCAATTTATTAAAGAGTAG
- a CDS encoding Crp/Fnr family transcriptional regulator, translated as MQDVLNQKLEALKLKNSQAYQDFNEAFKQGFASKGEILEPSNSTCKYLYILQSGITKQFRDKEDGTEHIIWFNFAGDLVTAFRSFVERTPTNEGIKVIADCTYLKVPRDKCYQLVEMYHEVETFVREMLEIYLIQSEERVFFLQALTAKEKYSYLQKNMPYFIQDLPQKELAKFLGITRETLSRIRKYS; from the coding sequence ATGCAAGATGTCTTAAACCAAAAGTTGGAAGCTTTAAAATTAAAAAATAGTCAAGCATACCAAGATTTTAATGAGGCATTCAAACAAGGCTTTGCCAGTAAAGGTGAGATTTTAGAACCTTCAAACTCGACCTGTAAGTATTTGTATATTTTACAATCGGGCATTACAAAACAGTTTAGAGATAAGGAAGATGGTACTGAACATATTATCTGGTTTAATTTTGCAGGGGACTTAGTCACAGCTTTTCGTAGTTTCGTAGAACGTACACCTACAAACGAAGGGATTAAAGTGATAGCCGATTGCACCTATTTAAAGGTACCTCGAGATAAATGTTATCAGTTAGTTGAAATGTATCACGAAGTAGAAACATTTGTTCGGGAGATGTTAGAAATATATTTAATACAATCCGAAGAACGTGTATTTTTTTTACAGGCATTAACTGCTAAAGAAAAATATAGTTATCTACAAAAGAACATGCCTTATTTCATTCAAGACCTTCCTCAAAAAGAACTCGCCAAGTTTTTAGGAATTACTCGTGAAACACTCAGTAGAATTAGGAAATACTCTTGA